The proteins below are encoded in one region of Scyliorhinus torazame isolate Kashiwa2021f chromosome 16, sScyTor2.1, whole genome shotgun sequence:
- the LOC140393196 gene encoding thioredoxin-dependent peroxide reductase, mitochondrial-like: protein MAAAGLYRACLLRARGVSAALHRMNEANWRISTSFMNHKRNFSATCSNFAPAVTQHAPFFKGTAVVNGEFKEINLDDFKGKYLVIFFYPLDFTFVCPTEIVAFSNKANEFHDVNCEVIGVSVDSHFSHLAWINIPRKRGGLGHMNIPLLSDLTKQISRDYGVLLENAGIALRGLFIIDPNGIVKHIGINDLPVGRSVEETLRLVKAFQFVDTHGEVCPADWTPHAPTIKPSPEASKEYFAKVAE from the exons atggcggcggctggg CTTTACCGAGCGTGCTTGCTCCGCGCCAGGGGAGTTTCGGCTGCTCTCCACCGAATGAACGAAGCAAATTGGAGGATCTCGACCTCCTTCATGAATCATAAACGCAACTTCAGCGCAA CTTGTTCAAATTTTGCTCCTGCTGTTACCCAACATGCTCCATTTTTCAAGGGCACTGCTGTGGTCAATGGTGAGTTCAAAGAGATCAATTTGGATGACTTCAAGGGAAAATATCTGGTCATTTTCTTCTATCCTCTGGATTT CACCTTTGTCTGTCCAACTGAGATCGTTGCATTTAGTAACAAAGCAAATGAGTTCCATGATGTAAACTGTGAAGTCATTGGTGTTTCGGTAGATTCTCATTTCTCTCACCTTGCCTGGATCAACATTCCAAGAAAG AGGGGGGGTCTGGGGCATATGAATATACCATTGTTGTCTGATTTAACAAAACAAATCTCTCGGGATTATGGCGTGTTATTGGAAAACGCTGGTATTGCTCTGAG AGGTCTTTTCATCATTGATCCAAACGGCATTGTCAAGCACATCGGCATCAATGATCTGCCTGTAGGTCGCAGTGTCGAAGAGACTCTACGCTTAGTTAAGGCCTTCCAGTTTGTGGACACCCATGGAGAGGTTTGCCCAGCTGATTGGACACCTCATGCTCCAACG ATCAAGCCTTCTCCAGAAGCTTCGAAAGAGTACTTTGCCAAGGTCGCGGAGTAG